A genome region from Aestuariivirga litoralis includes the following:
- a CDS encoding DUF983 domain-containing protein encodes MDENYYPDFSAAKTGMLGKCPRCARGKLFSSYLKVAKECSNCGLSYDFADAGDGAVWFVGLFACVVGVGSIFAAEAIWQPAYWVHALLGITLIIVAPLLLLQPVKGWLIAQQWRHNAHEGQLH; translated from the coding sequence TTGGACGAAAACTACTACCCCGATTTTTCAGCCGCCAAGACCGGCATGTTGGGCAAGTGCCCGCGCTGCGCGCGTGGCAAGCTGTTTTCCAGCTATCTTAAAGTGGCCAAGGAATGCTCCAATTGCGGGCTGTCCTATGACTTTGCCGATGCGGGTGATGGTGCGGTCTGGTTTGTCGGGCTGTTTGCCTGTGTGGTCGGTGTCGGCAGTATTTTTGCAGCCGAAGCGATCTGGCAACCGGCTTACTGGGTGCATGCACTGCTTGGCATCACGCTGATCATCGTTGCGCCCTTGCTGCTGTTGCAGCCGGTGAAGGGCTGGCTGATTGCCCAGCAATGGCGGCACAATGCCCATGAGGGGCAGCTGCATTGA
- a CDS encoding cytochrome c oxidase subunit 3, whose amino-acid sequence MADPHGKHHDYHLVNPSWWPFVGAIAAFVTAVGAITWMHGAPSYVLVIGFAMVLYTMFMWWRDIIIEAHAGDHTPVVSLHLRYGMLLFIVSEVMFFVAWFWAFFDASLFAGEANLAARVAATGGIWPPKGTTVFDPFHLPLLNTMILLTSGTTVTWAHHALLGNDRKGLVWGLGITIILGMIFTCVQAYEYAHAAFAFSNANGGNIYGSTFFMATGFHGFHVVVGTIFLFICWLRALKGDFTPKQHFGFEAAAWYWHFVDVVWLFLFVCIYIWGNHGGMMPLE is encoded by the coding sequence ATGGCTGACCCGCACGGCAAACATCACGATTATCACCTGGTCAATCCCAGCTGGTGGCCCTTTGTAGGCGCCATCGCCGCCTTTGTGACCGCCGTGGGCGCCATCACCTGGATGCATGGCGCGCCGTCCTACGTTCTGGTCATCGGCTTTGCCATGGTGCTCTACACCATGTTCATGTGGTGGCGCGATATCATCATCGAAGCCCATGCGGGAGATCACACGCCTGTTGTGTCGCTGCATCTGCGCTACGGCATGTTGCTGTTCATCGTGTCGGAAGTGATGTTCTTCGTGGCCTGGTTCTGGGCCTTCTTTGACGCATCGCTGTTTGCGGGTGAAGCCAATCTGGCGGCACGCGTTGCGGCCACCGGTGGCATCTGGCCGCCGAAGGGAACGACCGTGTTCGATCCGTTCCACCTGCCGCTGCTCAACACCATGATCCTGCTGACCTCGGGCACCACTGTCACCTGGGCGCATCACGCGCTGCTGGGCAATGACCGCAAGGGCCTCGTCTGGGGCCTTGGCATCACCATCATCCTTGGCATGATCTTCACCTGCGTGCAGGCCTATGAATATGCCCATGCAGCCTTTGCCTTCTCCAATGCCAATGGCGGCAATATCTATGGCTCAACCTTCTTCATGGCTACCGGCTTCCATGGCTTCCATGTGGTGGTCGGCACGATCTTCCTGTTCATCTGCTGGCTGCGCGCCCTGAAGGGTGACTTCACCCCGAAGCAGCATTTCGGCTTTGAAGCGGCCGCCTGGTATTGGCACTTTGTGGACGTGGTCTGGCTGTTCCTGTTTGTCTGCATTTACATCTGGGGCAATCACGGCGGAATGATGCCGCTGGAATAA